In one Niallia taxi genomic region, the following are encoded:
- the fba gene encoding class II fructose-1,6-bisphosphate aldolase, giving the protein MAIVSMHDMLRKAKEEKYAVGQYNMNSFQWVQAILQAAQDEQAPVIVAASDRLVDYLGGFKIIAAGVSALVEELEITVPVALHLDHGNSVARCKQAIDAGFSSVMIDGSHSPIAENIRMTKEVVEYARNFGVSVEAEVGTVGGNEDGLIGGISYADPDECLQLVNETGIDALAAALGSVHGPYKGEPVLGFKEMEHISRITNVPLVLHGGSGIPLHQIQKSIELGHAKINVNTECLQAWAQAVRQSLIQDDKVYDARTILAPGQAAIIATVKNKIQDFGTSRKAVKLEA; this is encoded by the coding sequence ATGGCGATTGTTTCGATGCATGATATGTTGAGAAAAGCGAAGGAAGAAAAGTATGCTGTCGGTCAATACAATATGAACAGCTTTCAGTGGGTTCAAGCAATATTGCAGGCAGCACAAGATGAGCAAGCACCTGTCATTGTTGCCGCTTCCGATAGATTAGTAGATTATTTGGGAGGCTTTAAAATAATTGCAGCAGGTGTGTCTGCATTAGTGGAAGAACTGGAAATTACAGTACCTGTAGCCCTCCATTTAGATCACGGCAATAGTGTGGCAAGATGCAAGCAGGCGATAGATGCGGGATTTAGCTCTGTTATGATTGACGGCTCCCATTCACCTATAGCAGAAAATATTAGAATGACAAAAGAAGTCGTCGAATATGCGAGAAACTTCGGTGTTTCCGTTGAAGCAGAGGTAGGAACAGTCGGCGGCAATGAGGATGGATTAATCGGAGGGATTTCTTATGCGGATCCAGATGAGTGCTTGCAGTTAGTCAATGAAACAGGGATTGACGCGCTCGCAGCAGCATTAGGATCTGTTCACGGACCGTATAAAGGAGAGCCAGTCCTTGGTTTTAAGGAGATGGAGCATATTTCCAGAATTACGAATGTACCGTTAGTTCTGCACGGTGGATCCGGTATCCCGCTGCACCAAATCCAAAAATCAATTGAACTAGGTCATGCTAAAATCAACGTAAACACAGAATGTCTGCAAGCTTGGGCTCAGGCTGTGCGTCAAAGTCTTATACAGGATGATAAGGTATATGATGCCAGAACAATTCTTGCACCAGGTCAAGCAGCGATTATAGCAACAGTGAAAAACAAAATCCAAGACTTCGGAACAAGCCGAAAAGCGGTGAAGCTTGAAGCATAA
- a CDS encoding sugar phosphate isomerase/epimerase family protein has product MKIGLNQGTTLENSSLEKDLELCEKYGYDYIEIRSIDQLKDYLKTHSLEDLAAYFQTHHIKPLSLNALVFFNNRTEEEYAALREEFKEMLEIAKVIDCKNIVVVPFVSEQKILRKDIIESSVETLRDLSDLAEPYGVKLAIEFIGHPHATINTLEFANQVVKEVDRHNVGIVFDTFQYYAMNSTLESLENTDPAKIFIFHINDVEDYQPGILMDVDRVYPGHGAIDLDSILAILKDKGVDHVSVELFRPEYYQLDAEEVIKTAKETTMQVISKHFEVEKAL; this is encoded by the coding sequence ATGAAAATAGGGTTAAATCAAGGGACAACATTAGAGAACTCTAGTTTGGAAAAGGACTTAGAGCTTTGTGAGAAATACGGCTATGACTATATTGAAATTAGATCAATCGATCAATTAAAAGACTACTTAAAAACACATTCACTGGAAGATTTAGCTGCATACTTCCAAACGCATCATATCAAGCCACTGTCTTTAAATGCGCTAGTATTCTTCAATAACCGTACAGAAGAGGAATATGCAGCATTGCGTGAAGAATTTAAGGAAATGCTTGAAATTGCTAAAGTAATTGACTGCAAGAATATTGTTGTAGTGCCCTTTGTTTCCGAACAGAAGATTCTGCGTAAAGACATTATCGAAAGCAGTGTCGAGACGTTGAGAGATTTGTCTGACTTGGCAGAGCCGTATGGAGTGAAGCTCGCAATTGAATTTATCGGCCATCCACATGCGACTATTAATACATTGGAATTTGCCAATCAAGTAGTTAAGGAAGTAGACAGACATAATGTTGGTATCGTATTTGACACTTTCCAATACTATGCAATGAATTCAACGCTAGAAAGCTTGGAAAACACAGATCCTGCAAAAATATTTATCTTCCATATTAATGATGTTGAAGATTATCAGCCTGGTATTTTAATGGATGTTGATCGTGTGTATCCTGGACACGGTGCAATTGACTTGGATAGCATTCTTGCCATTTTAAAAGACAAGGGTGTAGACCATGTATCTGTTGAATTATTCCGACCAGAATATTATCAGCTTGATGCAGAAGAAGTAATCAAAACGGCAAAGGAAACAACAATGCAAGTGATTTCAAAGCATTTTGAAGTAGAGAAGGCTCTGTAA
- a CDS encoding sugar phosphate isomerase/epimerase family protein: protein MRLAYDPSHFRDNTGLKETIDNVARLGYEYVELSPRKDFIWFYEYPKVDKQLIKDLKRYCSDAGVKISSVLPVQQWASPNELERQAAVRNWKRCIEITSDLGVDLMNSEFAGDKTRPTESEASFIRSMDELMPIFEKEGIALNLQSHPHDFIELNIEAVRMIRALDKDWIKLVYSVAHAFFYDDGIGDIGKQLDEAKDLLAHVLIADTLNHKAAFGLRYIVNPPNANVTVHQHLNPGEGEIDFDTLYRKLREFNFNGIVTNSVFAYPDKPDWSNEVTLNSIKQGLGLSAVK, encoded by the coding sequence ATGAGATTAGCATATGATCCATCACACTTTCGCGATAACACTGGGTTAAAGGAAACAATCGACAATGTAGCAAGACTTGGCTACGAATATGTGGAGCTATCCCCGCGCAAGGACTTCATTTGGTTCTACGAATATCCAAAAGTTGATAAGCAGCTGATTAAGGATTTAAAGAGATATTGCTCAGATGCAGGCGTGAAAATTTCCTCTGTTCTGCCTGTCCAGCAATGGGCTTCCCCAAACGAATTAGAACGCCAAGCTGCAGTAAGAAACTGGAAGCGATGCATTGAAATTACGTCAGATTTGGGCGTTGATTTAATGAATAGTGAATTTGCCGGCGATAAAACGCGTCCAACAGAAAGTGAAGCATCCTTTATCCGCTCCATGGATGAGCTAATGCCTATTTTCGAAAAGGAAGGAATTGCGCTTAATCTGCAATCACATCCACATGACTTTATTGAGCTGAATATTGAGGCAGTCCGCATGATTCGTGCATTGGATAAGGATTGGATTAAATTAGTTTATTCTGTGGCACATGCCTTCTTCTATGATGATGGCATCGGCGATATCGGAAAACAACTGGATGAAGCAAAGGACTTGTTGGCACATGTATTGATTGCTGACACACTTAATCATAAAGCAGCCTTTGGATTACGCTATATTGTAAATCCACCAAATGCCAATGTGACTGTTCACCAGCATTTAAATCCAGGTGAAGGGGAAATTGATTTTGATACATTATACCGTAAGCTGAGAGAATTCAACTTCAACGGCATTGTTACAAACTCTGTTTTTGCATACCCAGATAAACCAGACTGGTCCAATGAAGTGACATTAAATTCGATTAAACAAGGTTTAGGGTTATCAGCAGTTAAATAA